The Impatiens glandulifera chromosome 3, dImpGla2.1, whole genome shotgun sequence genome contains a region encoding:
- the LOC124930674 gene encoding LOW QUALITY PROTEIN: floral homeotic protein AGAMOUS-like (The sequence of the model RefSeq protein was modified relative to this genomic sequence to represent the inferred CDS: substituted 2 bases at 2 genomic stop codons), whose product MEFENDNDESMRLEMSSCQRKNGRGKIEIKRIENTTNRQVTFCKRRNGLLKKAYELSVLCDAEVALIVFSTRGRLYEYANNSVRATIDRYKKANSDSTHTGSVAEANAQYYQQESSKLRAQISNLQNSNRHMLGEGITTMPLRDLKNLENRLEKGISRIRSKKVLIIISTNXQASXLTNLHFSLQNELLLAEIEFMRKRVINLTDSPDSNSNI is encoded by the exons atggagtttgaaaatgataatgatgaatCCATGAGACTTGAGATGTCTTCTTGTCAAAGAAAGAATGGTAGAGGAAAGATTGAAATCAAACGGATCGAAAACACGACTAATCGACAAGTAACATTCTGCAAACGTCGTAATGGATTGCTCAAGAAAGCCTATGAATTGTCTGTTCTTTGTGATGCTGAAGTTGCCCTAATCGTCTTTTCAACCCGCGGCCGTCTCTACGAGTATGCAAATAACAG TGTGAGAGCAACAATTGATAGGTACAAGAAGGCAAACTCAGACTCAACCCATACTGGCTCAGTTGCTGAAGCTAATGCAcag TATTATCAACAAGAATCTTCAAAACTGCGTGCCCAGATTAGCAACTTGCAGAATTCAAACAG ACACATGTTGGGTGAGGGAATTACAACAATGCCACTTAGGGATTTAAAGAATCTTGAAAATCGTTTGGAGAAGGGAATTAGCAGGATCAGATCTAAGAAggtattaattataatatcaacTAATTAACAAGCTAGCTAATTAACTAACTTGCATTTCTCGTTACAGAATGAACTTCTTCTTGCTGAAATCGAGTTCATGCGAAAACGGGTAATTAATTTAACAGATTCTCCTGATTCCAATTCAAACATCTAG
- the LOC124929893 gene encoding oil body-associated protein 2B-like: MASSDQTPGPMPPGDGSVPPGKPMGTGKSVLDKSASMMQSLKPVNQISQHACTFAAYSHDMSRQIVTHHYLSRVNDEFLQCAVYDSDEQNARLIGVEYIVSDKVFDTLSPEEQKLWHSHADEIKSGMWVNPRVPEMLSKLQDIAQSYGKFWCTWQTDRGDRLPLGAPALMMSPDKVKSELVTERDGKYNISTDGLKESREKIELAKPVDPHADVWKNKGKGFAIDIQSVEMKRTAPLP, from the exons aTGGCATCAAGTGACCAAACGCCGGGACCAATGCCTCCGGGAGACGGATCGGTACCGCCGGGCAAGCCGATGGGTACCGGAAAGAGTGTGCTGGACAAGAGCGCATCGATGATGCAATCGTTAAAACCGGTCAATCAGATTAGCCAACACGCCTGCACCTTCGCCGCATACAGCCACGATATGAGCCGCCAAATCGTCACCCACCACTACCTTTCGCGTGTTAACGACGAATTCCTCCAGTGCGCCGTCTACGATTCCGACGAACAAAATGCTCGCCTTATcg GGGTGGAATATATAGTGTCGGATAAGGTGTTTGACACTCTTTCGCCAGAAGAACAGAAGCTATGGCACTCTCATGCTGATGAG ATAAAATCTGGAATGTGGGTGAATCCACGTGTCCCAGAGATGCTTTCTAAGCTTCAAGATATTGCCCAAAGTTATGGAAAGTTTTGGTGCACTTGGCAAACTGATCGAG gtgATAGGCTACCATTAGGGGCGCCAGCCCTGATGATGTCACCGGACAAGGTGAAGTCGGAACTGGTGACGGAGAGGGATGGTAAATACAACATATCGACTGATGGGCTTAAAGAGTCGAGGGAGAAGATCGAATTGGCGAAACCTGTGGATCCGCATGCAGATGTTTGGAAGAACAAAGGGAAAGGATTCGCCATAGATATTCAATCTGTTGAAATGAAACGCACGGCACCTTTGCCCTAA
- the LOC124930673 gene encoding uncharacterized protein LOC124930673 yields the protein MISTAVRAMAAASRFIFFIVLLLISSCSSLAQSISYSQLKNLYSLSHTLLIRVANLRASRGDIDGANRVKSVANKFGGTGVFGIGLWRSALSLGWDYLRNYSWRDMPLSELLGSVSEMNELLRSLSELTRLESEMEKAAWIGRNYASLLRLSKSFFRRILKVFSRSGPLKETLEMLQREVMEGELLRDCLELGSKDLKGVIQILKDIIFQYYSSSQNSEL from the exons ATGATCTCGACGGCGGTGAGGGCTATGGCGGCGGCTTCaagatttatcttttttatagtTCTTCTTCTAATCTCATCTTGTTCTTCGCTCGCGCAATCCATATCTTATTCTCAACTGAAAAATCTGTATTCCCTCTCCCACACGTTGCTGATCCGCGTGGCCAACCTCCGCGCTTCCCGCGGCGATATCGACGGCGCAAACCGAGTCAAATCAGTAGCCAATAAGTTCGGTGGAACCGGCGTCTTCGGAATCGGATTATGGAGATCCGCCTTGTCCTTGGGATGGGATTATTTGAGGAATTACTCTTGGCGAGACATGCCCTTGTCTGAATTGCTTGGATCTGTTTCCGAAATGAACGAGTTACTGAGATCGCTCAGCGAGTTGACCCGTCTAGAATCGGAAATGGAGAAGGCAGCTTGGATTGGCCGAAATTATGCAAGCCTTCTTAGGTTATCTAAGTCATTCTTCAGGAGAATCCTCAAGGTTTTCAGTCGATCG GGGCCATTGAAGGAAACTTTGGAGATGTTACAGAGAGAAGTGATGGAGGGTGAATTGCTAAGAGACTGCCTTGAGTTGGGTAGTAAAGACTTGAAGGGTGTGATTCAAATCCTGAAAGATATCATCTTTCAGTACTATTCATCTTCCCAAAACAGTGAGCTTTAG